A window from Halomicrobium urmianum encodes these proteins:
- a CDS encoding DUF5779 family protein: MSDFEGLDLQAVEDRIDEGDGVCDRIVLGVLDGSTQPEEWLEAIATGATLVLNVEGDLNELAAGFARDVRDEGGELMHFRGFLIATPPGVEIDADRLGD; the protein is encoded by the coding sequence ATGTCCGACTTCGAGGGGTTGGATCTGCAGGCGGTGGAGGACAGGATCGACGAGGGCGACGGCGTCTGCGACCGGATCGTGCTGGGCGTGCTCGACGGATCGACACAGCCCGAGGAGTGGCTCGAAGCGATCGCGACCGGCGCCACCCTCGTGTTGAACGTCGAGGGCGACCTCAACGAGCTGGCCGCCGGCTTCGCGCGGGACGTCCGCGACGAGGGCGGCGAGCTGATGCACTTCCGCGGGTTCCTGATCGCGACGCCGCCTGGCGTCGAGATCGACGCCGACAGGCTGGGCGACTGA
- a CDS encoding VOC family protein: MLGRPRWLTLEAKYLDRARSFYETHLGLEPERESDDEVVYPTGEARLRLRAPGAVPRGGLHVHYALSVPASAYDDWYERLDGPFDLTEHRFGDARSLYLYDPDGNCVELGEADDAGTDGDGSGAGGEGGITSLFEVVLEVEDLDAATAFYSALGCDVIDRGDRRRRVRLTAGDVDLELWEPHLGLADARGGVHVDWGIAADEPAELADQVRGDALAVWETDDGVRIRDPDGHYLTLCA, from the coding sequence ATGCTCGGCCGCCCGCGCTGGCTGACCCTGGAAGCGAAGTACCTCGACCGGGCGCGGTCCTTCTACGAGACCCACCTCGGGCTGGAACCCGAGCGCGAGTCCGACGACGAGGTAGTCTACCCGACGGGCGAGGCGCGCCTCCGCCTCAGGGCGCCCGGTGCGGTTCCGCGGGGCGGCTTGCACGTCCACTACGCCCTCTCGGTCCCCGCCTCGGCGTACGACGACTGGTACGAGCGACTCGACGGTCCGTTCGACCTGACGGAACACCGCTTCGGCGATGCGCGCTCGCTGTACCTGTACGACCCCGACGGCAACTGCGTCGAACTCGGCGAGGCGGACGACGCCGGGACTGACGGCGACGGGAGCGGCGCGGGCGGCGAGGGCGGCATCACCAGCCTGTTCGAGGTCGTGCTGGAGGTCGAGGACCTCGACGCGGCGACGGCCTTCTACTCGGCGCTGGGGTGCGACGTGATCGACCGCGGCGACCGGCGTCGCCGCGTCCGCCTGACGGCCGGCGACGTGGACCTGGAACTGTGGGAACCCCACCTCGGCCTGGCCGACGCGCGCGGCGGCGTTCACGTCGACTGGGGCATCGCGGCCGACGAGCCCGCAGAACTGGCCGATCAGGTCCGCGGGGACGCCCTCGCCGTCTGGGAGACTGACGACGGCGTCCGGATTCGGGACCCCGACGGCCACTACCTGACGCTCTGTGCGTGA